The Shewanella mesophila genome contains the following window.
GATCTTGTGCAAGACAATGTTTATAATCGACTTTTATGGACCATTGTTGGGCATGGCGTTGTGCCAGGGTAATGTTATGCCCACTGGCATCGATTCCGATGACATCGGCCCCTTGGCTCGCCAGAGGCTCACATAATAGACCGACGCCGCAGCCAATATCGAGGATCTTTAATCCTTTAAACGGAATATCTTGATTGAGATCGCGTTGAAAATGGACCGCTATAGCATTTTCTATTGCCATTAAACGGATGCTATTAAAGGCTAATACATGCTTAAACTTGCCCTTGGGATCTCGCCATTCTTGGGCTAAAGCATCAAACTTAGCTATTTCAACATCTTGATTTGATTTTGCTATGCCAGCACTCAATTGACTCTTATCTAACATAAATGGATATCCCATCAGGCCGTCGATTCAGTATATACGTAACGATAAGTGGTATGGCTCACCTTTTTATATTTGACCTGTCAATTTTGAACTAGGTTAAAAGCAAGGTCACTGTATTTAACTTAATTGGTGTTAGATTGTGGTGCTGGTATCTTTCACTATATAAAAAGTATGCCTCAGTTACATGTTCTTCAATTAAGAGTCCTTCAACTAAGTGACCTAACGGAACGTTAGATTATGATAAATAAAATAATTCTCGATACCGATCCTGGGATCGATGATGCAATGGCAATACTGTTTGCCGAGGCGCATCCAAAGATTGAACTAAAGGCTATAACTACTGTTTACGGGAATGCCACAATCGATAATGCGACACATAATGCACTATTTTTAAAAGAAAAATATGGTTTTAGTGCTGATGTGGCTAAAGGTGCGGTTAAACCGATCGTTCGTCCACCAGTCGGTCCAACGGTCGTTGTTCATGGTGAAACAGGTTTTGGTGATGTACATGCGCCGAAGACATTAACCACCCAAGCCGATCCGCGGCCAGCGTATCAATACATCATCGACACTGTTAAAGCCGAACCTGGTGAAATAACTTTAGTTGCCGTTGGTCCGCTTACTAATTTGGCTTTAGCCTTAGAGGCTGAACCCGAAATAGTCTCCCTCGTTAAAGAGGTGGTCGTGATGGGCGGTGCATTTGGTGTTAATGATCATCGTGGCAATGTTACTCCTTATGCAGAGGCCAATATTCATGACGATCCCCATGCCGCGGACAAGGTGTTTACCGCTTCATGGCCAGTAGTGGTCATCGGCTTAGATGTCACCGAAGAGAGCTTCTTTACCCGTGAATATCTAGATAGATTGCGTGATGATGCGGGCGAAGTGGGTCAATTTATCTGGGATATTAGCCGTTATTACCTTAAGTTCTACTCAGAAAAGGTGGGGCTTGAGGGATGTCATGTTCACGATCCATCTGCGATAGCGTATGTTATCGATCCGACACTGTTTAC
Protein-coding sequences here:
- a CDS encoding nucleoside hydrolase gives rise to the protein MINKIILDTDPGIDDAMAILFAEAHPKIELKAITTVYGNATIDNATHNALFLKEKYGFSADVAKGAVKPIVRPPVGPTVVVHGETGFGDVHAPKTLTTQADPRPAYQYIIDTVKAEPGEITLVAVGPLTNLALALEAEPEIVSLVKEVVVMGGAFGVNDHRGNVTPYAEANIHDDPHAADKVFTASWPVVVIGLDVTEESFFTREYLDRLRDDAGEVGQFIWDISRYYLKFYSEKVGLEGCHVHDPSAIAYVIDPTLFTLREGPIRVVTDGPAEGHTIQKFDDRKYLHDEWQDHAHQRIGVAVKDQALLKLYRDTIVEYGTDRDKHEI